The DNA sequence CGCAAGTACGCGGGCACCCGCCTGATGGAGCAGGTCAAGGACCTCTCCCGGGTGGCCAACCACCTGGGGCATGCTTCTGTGGACACCACCCGCAAATATGCCAGGCCTGCTGCAGATGACCTGAAAGATGAACTTTCTGGCTGGTGAAGTCGAAAGCATGAAAGGGCCTGACCATTTTTCCAGGTCTTCTGGTATCTGATTTGAAATGGAGGGGCCTTAAAAGCGATTTTAGAAGGTGGTTTGTTCAAGCACTTGCAGCAAAGCATTTTCAGAAGGGGTTCACAAGGTGACCTGCTGTGAATGCAATGTGAAACCCAGATCATCAAGTTTGGGTCTGGAAATCATGAAAAATGGGCAAGCAAACAGATCCGAAATCATGCAAGCCCGAAATCATGCAAGGTTGTGAAGTGGACCAGGCCGCAGCCAACTGTAAGCCAAAACACAGAGACTGAACAGAGACCGTTGCGCTGGTTCTGGAAGATCTGAAGAACCGGTTCCCAGCCTGCAGCAGACTGCTGCAACACCCGACCTGACTTCTTCAGGTGCATCAGCACCAGCCAAAGGAGGGTATGAAGCCCAGATGTGCGACACAGACCTCCTCTGCTGCCTTTTCTGCTGAAATTGAAGGGGCAGAAAAACCACGTTCAGGATGTTGTTGTGTTGGCAATATCGCCAAGGGACCCCCAAACGTTGCATAATGGTCTGCAAATGCCTGACCAGGACCAAATCATTCAATCTGCCAGAACGCTCATACAACAGGCGAAACAGGATCCTTCCCTCGCCAGGGACCTGCTTCACCTGGCCCATGAGATCATCGGAATGCACCTCAACCTCTCCGCACAAGACAGCAGCGAGGCCCGCAAACCCGATCCCATCCCTGCCTCCCCCACCATTCCCGGATTTGCAGAACCGGACGAGCTGGATGACCTGATGGACCACTTCTATGCCACCATGCCCTCACAGAGTGCACCCTCGGTGGTGCTGGAAACCCACCACACAGATTTCCACCTCCCCGACTCCCGCCCGGAACCCCGCATCGAACCCAAACCAGACATTTATCCCCTGCAACCCGACGACATTCTGGCTGGTGTGATTAACCGCTGCACCACCAAAGGGAAGCTGATTGAAGCCATTGCTGAAGCAGACCAGACCCTGATCGAACAATATGCCCGTGAATTGCGCAACCTGGAAGGCCGCTACACCTGGCACCAGGAACTCAACCCTCGCCTGGGCCAGGAGAAGCTGCTCAACATGGCCCAGAACTACTTTGTGCTGGCCGATGTTGCCCGCTACCTCAACCGCACCGGCACCACCGTGCGTCACGCATTGGAACTCGCCGCTGAAGCCCAGTCTGCAGTGCGCAGCGCCAGCCTGGAACTCGGAGAATCAGGAGACGACAGCGACCAGCGGGCCATGTTCGGCTGGCTGAAAGCCTACACCTCCCAGCACCGGGTGTTCCTCAGCCGCCACATGCGCCTCAATGATCCTGCCAACCCTTACAACCACCAGGACCGCCGCCGCCAGCTGAATGACCTGTTGCACTTTCACGCCTGATTTCCGTTGGACCTCTGATTTTTGATCCTTTTGCTGGACCCTTGAATGCCATGTTTGCCTGATGTTCAAAACACTGCCATGATGATCTCAACATACCAATGCAGGGAACACCTGCATTTTTTTATGGCGTTTTTTGCCCACACTCCAGCCCAGAATGAACCTTAGAATGAACCCATGAACCCCAACTTCCCCACCCCACAGGAAATCCAGACCTTCAGCCCTGAAATGCTGGCCGCCCGCCTCACCGGAATTCCAGGCACCCTGGGTGAAAAACTCGGGGTGGTGATCACCCACGCCAACCCCCAGAGGGTGCTGGCCACCCTGCCTGTGGAAGGCAACCGTCAACCTGCAGGAAGGCTGCATGGCGGGGCCAGCATTGCCCTGGCCGAAGAACTCGCCAGTGTGGGCTCCTGGCTGAACCTGGATGTCACCACCCAGGTGGCGGTGGGGGTGGACATCAACGCCACCCATGTGCGGGGTGTCACCTCTGGCACCGTGCAGGCAGAAGCCACCCTGGCCTACCAGGGACGCTCTGTGATGGTCTGGAACATTGTGCTGAGGGATGAACGGGGCAAAGAAACCTGCCTGGCCCGCTGCACCTGCCAGGTGATCAAGCGCTGAAAGGTGCGGATCCAAACACCCTGCAAAACCTCACCACCGAATCCACCTACACCGAATCCACCTACCGCAATGGTCTGGATGTCAAGGACTATGCCGTGACCGATCCTGCTGGTCTGGAAATCACCGAGGTGAAACCCTACGGCCAGGAAGTTCCAGAAGTCACTGGCCAGCGGTGCAAGTGCTGTCATGACCTTCAGTGTGTCCTTCCCCAGAAAAAACTGGCCCCTTACAGTTTCACCCTGATGGTCAATTACACCGAAGGGGTTCCGGACATGGATTTTTACGGCAATGCCCTGACGGTGGACACCACCCGCAGCGATGTGCAGCCAGACATTGCTCTGGACAGTTCAGGGGCGCCCATTGTGGTCTGAGCTGGGTGTATGTGAAAAGGTAAAGAAAGAGCAAATCAGAAACAGGCAATAGGGCTGAGCTTTTTGTTTCTGGAGAGAAAAGTTCTTTTGTTTGTATTGGTGTTGCTTGTGAAAGATTTATTGTTTAATATTTGCTGACAGAAACAACATCTGAGGGGGACAGTGCATGCACTGTCCCCCTCTCTCGCCTACAAATGACTTCACCAGAAAACGGTGGCCACCCCATTGGCAGGCAGGGACTGCTGGATGGATTTGCCACTCCAGACCATCTTGAACGTGGCTGTGCTGCTGCTCTGGTTCAACACCACCAGGGCTTTGGCTCCGTTGGTGTTCCTGAAAGCCACCCCGATGAACTTGCCATCGCTGGAGTCTGTGGTGCCAATGCGCACGGCTCCGGGCCACACAAAGCGGGCGAAGTGGGCAATGGAATAGTACTCTTCATTGAAGGTCACTGCCCCGTTGCTCTGGTTGATGCTGACCACCCCACGGCAATTGCTGCATCCACCCAGGTGGGGGTTTCCGCTGGGGTCCTGGGCCAGGCTCCAGAACAGCACGGATTTGGCCCAGTTTTTGGTGCCTCCAATGAACAGGTTCTGCATCTGCCACTTCATGTTTTCCCCGAAGTTGGTGGCCCAGAAC is a window from the Deinococcus roseus genome containing:
- a CDS encoding PaaI family thioesterase; the encoded protein is MNPNFPTPQEIQTFSPEMLAARLTGIPGTLGEKLGVVITHANPQRVLATLPVEGNRQPAGRLHGGASIALAEELASVGSWLNLDVTTQVAVGVDINATHVRGVTSGTVQAEATLAYQGRSVMVWNIVLRDERGKETCLARCTCQVIKR